The following proteins are encoded in a genomic region of Brachionichthys hirsutus isolate HB-005 chromosome 14, CSIRO-AGI_Bhir_v1, whole genome shotgun sequence:
- the ncapg2 gene encoding condensin-2 complex subunit G2, with product MSKREAFSEAACKENVEDFLRFIRLHKDKTEPFDVEEVLQEMPSGQRQSLWRKLASLLQDVLQELPPDRWEEETESAADPKPAMAVLDGVTLVATLSVKVLQDGDAYSALVEIAHRLQDVLASLPVSETPLQLRLHALCEAWWKKDLPEKERFGRTAFLVSLQKSFILKKPGVEIQRVWSLHDVLPSLDYSSEDNKQIVDALLQSFHRPTSVRSDDGKRFLVFLFSWKVDFIGIIHRTIKNQLVFYSKSITAHIMEIYFRAWRKASGEFQERIESSCVQDLMQNAIFLYRSSPVHAKVRQIVCYFHTRKGCRQVDKMLHNLYKPILWKALSAPNFEVRANATFLFTDAFPLHDPDQNAKNIDEAVQKQLDTAMGLLDDPHPTVRSNATLGVCKILAKCWELLPPAIIADFLKKLVVELAADSSSPDVRCSVFKCLTIVLDNTLSHPILEQLLPTLKYSLHDNSEKVRTAFLDMLIKVKAMRAAKFWDVCKMDHLLARLAIDSHCVCRRIVDLLFKSFFPVSESEREWCCRCITLIQMSPGAARKFYQHAHKHTAPTNIIKLMLAIRRVLNRCIQSEGDRDANEGGKESGAAEPLLGKDTALVSRLLEVVVILWRSVEKALRQNQEALKYTLAKFGNVLAKYFQAFEDDQCTAALVQLASLMPPAAVPTFSCGVLSRLRRMEAGSAPVQYNQLLDCMCSWGQASNVVELVTDWLAEALPKQRDKPTARRRVRIQETAEAKPDVALVYLEYLLSHRSAREKVLDLGERPLKQLHAVLGSWRSVLLTRLGCSTADPKLPGEGTALGVFVFHGRLSAHLQHRSSEGREYLLSLEHVAAWLAERVLPLLTKHPNGNEEEEEEEEEEGRPEKPRPLAAQITESFLTVCRDVLLVGLADGEFKGQILHLCSLILLSEAGYRCIPAVLPVLKEVVDGCAPEDDDEEDPNAVLLGVVANIFQKIIELLARCVRKGPAEGKRLSRAAVPSLAHFLQAAQMRDSAPLRGIFSTLFAVVIVEKGHLLQKIAQPAEAIAPESVEDMPPLSSVLLSVILKSPPVTRAFLKEVGSSLDSGAIGSLYELAAILHVLSVVTHAGKAEVKHAAASVQQRLHTHAVSSSEDGDVQRAIYESSVKTLNQILDL from the exons atgtccaAACGAGAGGCGTTTTCAGAAGCCGCCTGTAAGGAGAATGTCGAGGACTTCCTTCGCTTTATCCGGCTTCAC AAAGACAAAACCGAGCCCTTTGACGTcgaggaggtgctgcaggagatGCCGAGTGGCCAAAGGCAGAGTCTGTGGAGGAAACTGGCTTCGCTCCTCCAGGACGTCCTGCAGGAGTTACCCCCGGATCGCTGGGAGGAAGAAACGGAGTCGGCTGCAGACCCC AAGCCTGCCATGGCTGTGCTGGACGGGGTGACGCTCGTGGCTACGCTCTCTGTAAAGGTCCTCCAAGATGGCGACGCCTACAGTGCCCTCGTGGAAATTGCCCACAGGCTTCAAG ACGTCCTGGCGTCTCTTCCCGTCTCGGAGACGCCcctgcagctccgcctccacgcCCTCTGCGAGGCCTGGTGGAAGAAAGACCTGCCCGAGAAGGAACGTTTCGGTCGCACCGCCTTCCTCGTCTCCCTGCAGAAGAGTTTTATTCTGAAGAAACCG GGTGTTGAAATCCAAAGAGTCTGGAGCCTCCACGATGTTCTCCCGAGTCTCGACTACTCATCGGAAGACAACAAGCAGATCGTTGACGCGTTGCTCCAGAGCTTCCACCGTCCCACGTCCGTCAGAAGCGACGAC GGAAAGCGATTCCTGGTGTTTCTCTTCAGCTGGAAGGTCGACTTTATCGGGATCATTCATCGAACCATCAAAAACCAGCTTGTGTTCTACAGCAA gAGCATCACTGCTCATATTATGGAGATCTACTTCAGAGCCTGGAGGAAGGCGAGCGGGGAATTCCAGGAGCGGATTGAGAGCTCGTGCGTTCAGGATTTGATGCAGAATGCCATCTTCCTTTACAGATCATCTCCTGTCCACGCCAAAGTCCGGCAG ATCGTGTGCTATTTCCACACGAGGAAGGGCTGCCGCCAGGTGGACAAGATGCTCCACAATCTTTACAAGCCTATTCTCTGGAAAGCGTTAAGC GCGCCGAACTTTGAGGTGCGTGCAAACGCCACTTTCCTCTTCACCGACGCCTTCCCGCTGCACGACCCGGACCAGAACGCCAAGAACATCGACGAGGCCGTCCAGAAACAGCTGGACACGGCAATG GGCCTCCTCGATGACCCTCATCCCACCGTGCGCTCCAACGCCACCCTGGGCGTCTGCAAGATCCTGGCTAAGTGCTGGGAGCTCCTCCCTCCGGCGATCATCGCAGACTTCCTGAAGAAGCTGGTGGTGGAGCTCGCGGCTGACAGCAGCTCGCCGGATGTCCGGTGCTCGGTTTTCAAA tgtctCACTATTGTGCTGGACAACACTCTCAGTCATCCCATACTGGAACAACTCCTGCCAACTCTTAAATACAGCCTTCATGACAACTCGGAGAAAGTGCGGACAGCTTTCCTTGACATGCTGATCAAGGTGAAGGCGATGCGAGCTGCAAAG TTCTGGGACGTGTGTAAAATGGACCACCTGCTGGCTCGCCTGGCGATCGACTCCCATTGCGTCTGCAGACGCATCGTCGACCTGCTCTTCAAGTCCTTCTTCCCCGTCAGCGAGTCGGAGAGGGAATGGTGCTGCCGGTGCATCACCCTCATTCAGATGAGCCCCGGTGCCGCCAGGAAGTTCTACCAGCACGCCCACAAGCACACCGCCCCCACCAACATAA TCAAGCTGATGTTGGCCATTCGCCGCGTCCTGAACCGCTGCATCCAGAGCGAGGGCGACCGCGACGCGAACGAAGGCGGCAAGGAGAGCGGCGCA GCGGAACCTCTGCTGGGGAAGGACACGGCCCTCGTGTCCCGCCTGCTGGAGGTCGTGGTCATCCTGTGGAGGAGTGTCGAAAAGGCCCTGAGGCAAAACCAAGAGGCCCTGAAGTACACGCTTGCCAAGTTTGGAAATGTCCTCGCCAAGTATTTCCAGGCCTTTGAG GATGACCAGTGCACCGCTGCCCTCGTCCAGCTGGCCTCACTCATGCCTCCGGCCGCTGTCCCAACGTTCAG CTGCGGCGTCCTGTCCAGGctgaggaggatggaggcggGATCGGCGCCGGTGCAGTACAACCAGCTGTTGGACTGCATGTGCAGCTGGGGCCAGGCTTCTAACGTCGTGGAGCTCGTCACCGATTGGCTCGCCGAGGCGCTTCCTAAGCAGAGG GACAAGCCGACCGCCAGGCGACGGGTGCGCATACAGGAGACGGCGGAGGCCAAGCCGGATGTGGCGCTCGTCTACCTGGAGTATTTATTAAGTCACCGTTCGGCTCGGGAGAAAGTCCTGGATCTGGGCGAGAGGCCGCTGAAGCAGCTTCACGCGGTTCTCGGGAGCTGGAGG TCGGTGCTTCTCACCCGTCTCGGCTGCAGCACGGCGGACCCCAAGTTACCGGGGGAGGGGACGGCCCTCGGGGTCTTCGTGTTCCACGGCCGCCTCAGTGCACATCTGCAGCATAGA tcctcagAGGGTCGCGAGTACCTCCTCTCTCTGGAGCATGTGGCGGCGTGGCTAGCTGAAAGGGTTCTGCCCCTCCTCACCAAACATCCCAACggcaatgaggaggaggaggaggaggaagaggaggagggtcgTCCGGAGAAGCCACGGCCGTTGGCTGCACAGATAACGGAG AGCTTCCTGACGGTATGCCGAGATGTTTTGCTCGTGGGTTTGGCCGACGGGGAGTTCAAAGGTCAAATCCTCCACCTGTGCTcgctcatcctcctctctg AGGCAGGCTACCGCTGTATTCCTGCAGTGCTGCCCGTTCTGAAGGAGGTGGTGGACGGATGCGCGCCTGAGGACGACGACGAGGAAGATCCAAACGCTGTCCTTCTGGGCGTGGTGGCCAACATCTTCCAGAAGATAATAGAGCTGCTGGCTCGCTGTGTCCGGAAGGGACCAGCGGAAGGGAAACGG CTGAGCCGGGCCGCCGTTCCCAGCTTGGCGCATTTCCTCCAAGCGGCTCAGATGCGGGACTCGGCTCCTCTCCGCGGGATCTTCTCGACTCTGTTTGCTGTCGTCATCGTGGAGAAAGGACATCTGCTTCAGAAG ATCGCCCAGCCCGCGGAGGCGATCGCCCCAGAGTCAGTGGAGgacatgccccctctgtccagtGTCCTGCTCTCCGTCATTCTGAAATCGCCTCCCGTCACCAG AGCGTTTCTGAAAGAGGTCGGCTCATCGTTGGACTCCGGGGCCATCGGCAGCCTGTACGAACTGGCCGCCATCCTGCACGTCCTGTCGGTCGTCACACACG CGGGGAAGGCTGAAGTGAAGCACGCCGCCGCTTCCGTCCAACAGCGGCTTCACACGCATGCGGTCTCGTcttcagaggacggagacgtccAGAG GGCTATTTATGAATCTTCTGTGAAGACCTTGAATCAAATTCTAGATTTATGA